The sequence ATTTGCTGCAGCGACTATTAAGTCTTCTAACATTTCTTTATCACCGGATTTAAAGAGTTCTTCATCTATCTCAACAGAGACCAAGTCTCCTGTTCCCTTAGCCACAACTTTAACTGCACCNNNNNNNNNNACCTGCAGTTCCGGTAAACTCTCTTTCTTCAACCTCTTCCTTTATCTTTTTAGCTTCCGCTTGTAAAGTTTGGGCCATTTTCATAAGTTGATTTAAGTTACCCATACCGCCTTTGAACATAAAAAATCCTCCTAAAAGAACAATTTCGGCTTAATTGTAAAAAATTTGTAAAAAAATAACAAGGAAAAAGGAGGTGAAGATGGTAAACCTTGAGAAGGAAAAAGCCATAGTAATAGCTGTAAAGAGACCAAAGGAAGAAATAGACACTGAGGAACTTAAAGGTTTAATAGAAGCCCTTGGTGGAGAAGTCATAGATACTGTAATCCAAAAAAGGGCAAGGTTTTCTCCTGCAACCTACATCGGTAAAGGAAAGGCGAAGGAGATAAACCCTGAAAATGCCACTATAATCGTTGCCTACCACCCTCTAACAGTCTCTCAAAAAAGAAACCTAGAAGAAATAACAGGTCTTCCAGTAATAGATAGAACTCAGGTTATTCTTGAAATATTTGCCCGCCGTGCCAAAACAAAAGAAGCAAAACTTCAGGTAGAACTTGCAAAGACCTACTATGAACTTTCACACCTTAGAGGAATAGGTAAAGAACTTTCCCGTCTTGGTGGTGGAGTCGGAACAAGAGGACCTGGAGAAACAAAAACAGAAGTTGAAGCAAGGGCTTTAAGAAGGAAAATCCACAAATCCACAAACTTAAAAAAGAAATTGAAGATCTAATAAGAATAGGAAGAAAGAAACAGGGACTAAAAACTGTTGCAATTGTTGGCTACACAAACGTTGGAAAGTCCACTTTAGTAAAGACTTTAACTAGAAAAGACGTTTTTATAAAGGACATGCCTTTTGCTACCTTAGATGTAAAAACCGGTTCTTTATACTTAGAAGGGGAAAAAGTTCTAATTTCTGATACGGTAGGATTTATTAGAGACCTTTCCCACGAACTTGTAGCATCTTTCAGGGCAACCCTTTCAGAGGTAAAAGAGGCCGATTTGCTTCTTATTGTATTTGATATAACATCCCCAAAACTTTTAGAAGAACTTAAATCTGTAGAATCTGTGCTTAAGAAACTAAAATCCTGGAATAAACCTAAAATATTTGTAGCCAACAAGATAGATAAATTTATAGACGATCCTTCAAAAGCAAAAGAACTTTATGACGAAATAGCAGGAAAGATACCGGAAGAAAATCCAGAAGTTGTTTTCATTTCTGCAAGCAAAGGTTGGGAACTTGAGGAGTTGAAAAAGAAAATAAAGGAAAAGCTCCTTTCTAACTAGATTCTTCAAGTATCACTTTTAGATTCTTTAAAAGCTCTTCACAGGATTTGCTTCTCATTACCTTGTCGTTTAGTTTTGCCTTTCCTCTAATTCCTTTAAATATCTGGCTTATTTGGGCTTTTATTACTTTACAAGCTCTTTCTTTGTCGAAAAATTCCCACATAAGAGAAAGTTCCTCTAGTATAAAGTTAACTCTTTCTTTTAAGCCAGCATTTATGTCTCTTCTTTCTTTATACTCTTTAAAAATCCAAGGATGGGCAACCGCCTTTCTACCAATCATCACTCCATCGCATCCTGTTTCTTCAAACTTTACATCTATTTCTCTCCAATCCCTTATATCTCCACTTCCGATAACAGGAATATCTCCTGCAATCTTTTTTAAATCCCTTACCCTTTCCCAGCGGGCAACTCCTGAAAAACCTTCCTTTGCAAGTCTTGGATGAAGGGCAATCGCCGAAACTCCAGCCTTTAAAAGGTTTTCTGCAATTTCTTCTAGAGTATCTTCATAAAACCCAAGTCTTATTTTTGCTGTTACAGGAATTCCTAAAGGTTTTAAAGCATTTACTGTAGCCTCAACTATCCTTCCCATTTCCTTAGGAAACTGAAGGAAATATCCTGCAGCTTTTGCTTTTAAAACTTTTTTTACAGAACAACCAAAGTTTATGTCTATTGCCTCTGGTTTATACTTTTCAGCCATTATGAAAGAAGCTTTAGCAATTTCCTCAGGATTTCTTCCGTAAATTTGAAGGTGAATAGGTCTTTCCTCATCAGTAAAGTAAGCAAGTTCTATCTCTTCTCCTTTGAAAATAATTCCAGTTGCGTTCATAAGTTCTGAGTAAACTCTATCTGCTCCTAAGCGCCTACAAAGTCTTCTAAACGCTGAATGGGTATATCCTGCAAGTGGTGCAAGGATTACTTCTTTGTTTATTGAAAGCATTCTCTTCTCCTTATTAAGATGATGCAATAAAACTAATTTTTCTGGAATCATTTTTGAAGTTAAGGTGGTTTAAAGTTAAGCAACGCAATGGTTATCGTCAATTTTATTAGATTATGATAAATATCTTAAGTAAGGTTTCCGAAGCTTGACTATCGTTATTAGACAATTATAATGTTAAAATGAAGCTTATAGGTCTTTGTAAGGTGAATAAGGGCGGGAAGTGGGTTTTGAAATGCCCTGTAAGGGATGGAATGAAAGGAAGAAAATAAAGAAACAAAAGAATGACAGATATTCGAGAATAGAAAGGAGAGGAAAGCTAGAGATCTCTTAAACAGCCAGTCTTAGTCCTAAAGTTTTTGCAAATTCGTAAACTTCGTTAAATTCTTTAGTCTCTAATCGTCTGCTTATTTTTTCGTAAGATTTTGCCCTGTAAAATGGAAAATATTGTTCCATAACGTTTACGTAAGTTTCTCTTCCTAAGTTTTCAGCTATCCATTTTAAAATGTTCTTACTATCTTCCAAATAATTCGGCATTACAAGGTGTCTAATCATAAGTCCTTTTTCTGCAATGCCATACTCGTTAACCCTTAGATGTCCAACTTGATTAAACATTTCCAAAACAGCTTCTTTTACAATGTCGGGATAATCTGAAGCTTTCAAGTATTCCTTTGAGAATTCATAATCAAACGTTTTTATGTCCGGCATGTAAATATCAACAAGCCCTTTTAGATCTTTTAAAACTTCTACGCTTTCATAACCTCCACAGTTATAAACAATTGGGATTTTTAGTCCTCTACTTTTTGCTATTTCAACTGCTTCAAAGATTTGTGGAACTTGATGGGTAGGCGTAACAAGGTTTATGTTGTGGCAACCTCTTTTTTGAAGGTAAAGCATTATTTGGGCAAGTTCTTCAATATCAATGTATTCTCCCTGCATATCACAGGATATATCGTAGTTTTGACA comes from Desulfurobacteriaceae bacterium and encodes:
- a CDS encoding YbaB/EbfC family nucleoid-associated protein — its product is GAVKVVAKGTGDLVSVEIDEELFKSGDKEMLEDLIVAAANKALQEARETLTKELGKLTGGLGIDIGGLF
- a CDS encoding GTPase; the protein is MVGYTNVGKSTLVKTLTRKDVFIKDMPFATLDVKTGSLYLEGEKVLISDTVGFIRDLSHELVASFRATLSEVKEADLLLIVFDITSPKLLEELKSVESVLKKLKSWNKPKIFVANKIDKFIDDPSKAKELYDEIAGKIPEENPEVVFISASKGWELEELKKKIKEKLLSN
- a CDS encoding tRNA-dihydrouridine synthase family protein, with the protein product MLSINKEVILAPLAGYTHSAFRRLCRRLGADRVYSELMNATGIIFKGEEIELAYFTDEERPIHLQIYGRNPEEIAKASFIMAEKYKPEAIDINFGCSVKKVLKAKAAGYFLQFPKEMGRIVEATVNALKPLGIPVTAKIRLGFYEDTLEEIAENLLKAGVSAIALHPRLAKEGFSGVARWERVRDLKKIAGDIPVIGSGDIRDWREIDVKFEETGCDGVMIGRKAVAHPWIFKEYKERRDINAGLKERVNFILEELSLMWEFFDKERACKVIKAQISQIFKGIRGKAKLNDKVMRSKSCEELLKNLKVILEESS
- a CDS encoding radical SAM protein, which produces MEKIKKLYGYLSPCKLCPRNCNVLRDKEEIGFCKVKDKPMVSSFGPHFGEEPVLVGFGGSGTIFFTGCNLQCVFCQNYDISCDMQGEYIDIEELAQIMLYLQKRGCHNINLVTPTHQVPQIFEAVEIAKSRGLKIPIVYNCGGYESVEVLKDLKGLVDIYMPDIKTFDYEFSKEYLKASDYPDIVKEAVLEMFNQVGHLRVNEYGIAEKGLMIRHLVMPNYLEDSKNILKWIAENLGRETYVNVMEQYFPFYRAKSYEKISRRLETKEFNEVYEFAKTLGLRLAV